GCCAATATCTTCAGCCAAAATAATTTCATAGGTGCTCTTGTTTTTAAGAACTCCATcctaaaacacacacacacaaaggagatttctctctttatatatatgtgtatgtgtatTTTATGTaatcatttatttatatatttcaactgcaaaataaaagttaatatGGAAATATAACCTGGTGAATTCCACTGGCATGAGAGAAAATATTAGCTCCAACTATAGCCTTATGTGGTTGTACAGATAATCCGCTGTACTCTTCCACCTTATTAATTAGTGCATGCAAAGAGTTTTAACATTTCAGGTAAATCAGACCAACCAAACTAACCAGGTAAATTTAAGGAAacaaacgaagaagaagaattacCATCTTGCTAGTGGCTACAATATGCTTTGTATTTATTCCTGTATGAAGTCCCCCAAGCATGTCCTTACCACGAGTTTTGACGGCCATCACAAACTTTACGTATAGGAACAAACATGAAGTTGTAGTTAGACTGTTGATTTAGATCATTGATCAGATAATTGCTATTTTATTCCATCCTTTTTGTCAAAGTAAGATCTTTTCTTATAAGATAACATAATATGAGCAATAATTGTATATTGATGACAAAAATAGAGATTTACCTCCTCTAATGAAGCATTTCCAGCCCTCTCACCAATGCCATTGATCGTAACTTCAACTTGTCTGGCACCAGCATATGCTCCCTATAGTATGTAAACAATATTAAAATTCAAGAGGTACTGAGAGTGGCTGATCAATTTTGAATTCAGTACTACAAGAGTGACGCGTGCACATACAGCTATTGTATTGGCATTGGCGAGACCAAAATCGTTATGGCAATGCATGGATAGGATTACATTTTCGATCCCTATTACATTGGCTTTCAAGTCCTTAACAAATTGCTCCACTTCGCTGGGGAAATTGTAGCCAACAGTGTCTGTGAATGTTAAAGTTGTTGCTCCGGCCTTGATAGCTTCCCCATATATTCGATATAGAAACTCCTTCTCAGACCTAATTCAGATTAATTAAAAGCATATAATCAATTAGTTTTTAAGCCCGATCCTTCTTTTATACGAGGGACAGTTTACATTAAATTAGTCTAAATTATGTAAGGGGATTCAAAAGTTCGAACAAGAAGCATACTGATATAGTTGACTTTCAAAACTCAGGTCTACTCGCCCTAACTGTTAGTTTGGTGGATGGTGGActattattctttttatttttgttttaaatatttgtaaagtcaaacataattaCATTCCGTTTGGATAAAGAAATGAcgtgattttattttctagaatttgtgaatttttttgtttggtgaaatgacgggattttattttttagaatttgtgaatgttaaaatgacgaaaaatGAACAATAGAATTGAATgcagaatttgttatttttaaactctcaatcatagaaattgggaaatgacacctatttacatgaaatttaaacttaggAATTGAAGGtctcaaattccaaatttttttttccatgcggaaattctaaatttctatgtttatgaatctaaacaagggaattggtgtatgtcaatttataaattttgacttttattcaaatttcaagtttatttccctcatccaaataGTGTTAATGAATTTGCTCATCTGGAATTTAATCGATCGGTTTTATTCGACTAAAAAATTTATATCGAGTTCTAAGTGAAATAAGTTAAATCTCAGGgctaaaatattattttcagtATAATGTAATGTGTAGGTATCTCTTCACATATCTTTACTTTATTAAATTAGAACCTCATGTGATAGTAAATCGGTTtcatataaattgtttttggaAAGAACGAGATAGAGAGTTAACCACCTTCCAGCGTCTTCACAGACAAACGTAATGTCCTGAGCTCCAAGGCTTCTGGCATACCTCACCGACTCCTTCGCGAGTTCGAGAACTTGATCGGCAGTCTTGTTCAGCTTATACTTCATGTGGATTTCGCTGGTCGATATGAATATGCATAGGCGCGGGCGCGTCGCGTCCTTCACCGACTCCCATGCAGCGTCGACGTCGTCGCTACGAACGCACCTACAATATGCAGATATGACAGGCACGTAGCCGCACTCGTCAACACGGCTTCCAACCTCTTTTGCTATCAGCTTCACTGTCTCCAAATCATATTTGGACGAAGCCGGGAACCCCGCCTCTATCACATCCACTCTTAGCTTCGCCAGCTGGTGTGCAATGGCCAGCTTTTCTAGCCGAGTCATGGACGCCCCCGGAGCTTGTTCTCCGTCCCGTAGGGTCGTGTCCACGACTCGTACATAGGTTTCGTTTGGGATTCGGTTGGGAATATATTCGGGGTGAGTGAGGGATTGGGAGAGAGCGGAGCAGCGCGTGTTTGTCCTCAAGATGGCGCGTTGTTGTGAGAGAGGGAAGAGTGATGAGGGTTTGGGCAAGAGGGTGGTGGTTATGTTagagtttgtgtgttttggatGTCTGATTATGGAAGCTGGGGATGTGGATGAGATGAAAAGAAGATTTGCTGCTGAGAAGGCCATGATGTGTACAAAAACCAAAGCCTTCTCTCCTTTGTGTGTAGTGTGTATCTCGCAATGGCATAGTCTTGCACTTTGCCCATTTTAAAGGAATGTAATCTTACTTGGCAAAATAGTTAGTGCATTAACAAATAataagagaaatttttcattgacCGGAATACGAATGGTAGATCACGTGTTTTTAGATAAGTggttaaaaactttattttttaagttagtaactttttagcacacatatcccaccatatATATAGTAACACATGATGTACTATACTGTGTTCCGGTCATACTGAAGGGTTATGTATTCCAGCTGTGAGTTGTCCATGGTGATGTTGCCTCGGCTGTCGACATGTTCTATTTTTGGAGGCGGATTGTCTGTCCTCTCATTTCCATACTCTCCCGATGCCGTcatgtttgtgtggtcacagttaagccacgtcaatattttatattcttattactttttgttttattatttctataaaaaaattaatataaaatgttgacgtggcttaatcgtgaccacacaTCACATGAAGGCATGAGGAAGTATGAAAATGGAAGGGTAGACAATCcacctcttttattttttgggtttagtttttgtttaattgattTTGTTAAAAACTAAATCATAGATACTTTAGTGGGGGACGTGGCATCCTCCGATTGGATGGGTACACCAATCGTCCATGGTGATGTGAGGTTGCCGTCACCtcaaaaaatttctctaatgCATAGACTAgatttaccaaaaaataataatacgaaTACTAGATTTAGAAATGGAATTGTTATTgatacttcaaaaatctcattctacactctaaactttctatatttagaaagaaaaatacacttgtgaggagtgtagaataagatttttagagtgcaaataacacttcccttaaaaaaatagtaaaataatgCATGGACTCTCCAATTAATGACTTTAtgatgtcaaaagatatctTATAATAAATGAGGTAGAGATTTAGATTATGTCGCAAAATAGGCCAGCATAATAAATTTGTACCATGTTATCTGttagaattgaattaaaatcTATTATTTACATGTCAAGAgaaatattactattttatattattattagtgTCAGTATCTAATCTATATTAAGTTGTTTATAAATtaaaggataatacttgcatctcTTATGTGGGGATGCACATATCCTTATTTGGATTATTGTATTTTGACCGAATAAAATCAATGATTGGAAtcgttcaatttatttatttatttattttttttgaatatcactcctacaaaaaaaatcattcaaatttgaGATTGTTTAATGGGAGGTTTTGATATAGATGCCtaggttttaaaattttaagattaaacATTTATGCCTTTTATagttttgattaaacatttttccTACAATTTAGGTGCCACATGGATTAGAAGTagcattttttataatttaaattacccAACTTGccattatataaatatacctTTTAATTCCTAGATAATACATCAAAACTCCTAAAATCTTGAGATAAATATTGTAGAATTTAATTCCAATAAAAGTCTTTCAAAATACCCATGAATGCGACTTgccattatatttaatataccttttaatttgggaagtgttattggcactccaaaaatctcattctacactcctcataagtgtatttttctttccaaatatagaaagtttggagtgtagaatgagatttttggagtgccaataacaattccctttaattttcttagataatatctcaaaactcctaaaatct
This genomic stretch from Pyrus communis chromosome 2, drPyrComm1.1, whole genome shotgun sequence harbors:
- the LOC137726662 gene encoding 2-isopropylmalate synthase A-like; the protein is MAFSAANLLFISSTSPASIIRHPKHTNSNITTTLLPKPSSLFPLSQQRAILRTNTRCSALSQSLTHPEYIPNRIPNETYVRVVDTTLRDGEQAPGASMTRLEKLAIAHQLAKLRVDVIEAGFPASSKYDLETVKLIAKEVGSRVDECGYVPVISAYCRCVRSDDVDAAWESVKDATRPRLCIFISTSEIHMKYKLNKTADQVLELAKESVRYARSLGAQDITFVCEDAGRSEKEFLYRIYGEAIKAGATTLTFTDTVGYNFPSEVEQFVKDLKANVIGIENVILSMHCHNDFGLANANTIAGAYAGARQVEVTINGIGERAGNASLEEFVMAVKTRGKDMLGGLHTGINTKHIVATSKMVEEYSGLSVQPHKAIVGANIFSHASGIHQDGVLKNKSTYEIILAEDIGYVHSHDTGIVLGKHSGRHALKSRLLQLGHDLDEKKFHEVFEHFKSLAETKKSLTNEDLESLVYQAAN